One region of Acidobacteriota bacterium genomic DNA includes:
- the nuoE gene encoding NADH-quinone oxidoreductase subunit NuoE, with protein MFSETNEKKLDEIITHYPVKRSAILPALFIAQEEHGYVTDDDVKYLAERLDMRVNEVEEVVTFYSMYARKPIGKYKLQVCRTVSCMLAGAEEITEHIEHKLKCGINQTTADGKFTLQEVECLGYCDLAPVLQVNFDYHEQVSTASVDEIISKLA; from the coding sequence ATGTTTAGTGAAACCAACGAAAAGAAACTCGACGAGATCATCACGCACTATCCGGTGAAGCGGTCGGCGATCCTGCCTGCCTTGTTCATTGCGCAGGAAGAGCACGGTTATGTCACCGATGATGATGTCAAATATCTGGCCGAGCGGCTGGATATGCGCGTCAACGAGGTCGAGGAGGTCGTGACGTTCTACTCAATGTATGCGCGCAAGCCGATCGGCAAATACAAGCTGCAAGTCTGCCGTACTGTCTCGTGCATGCTGGCCGGCGCGGAAGAGATCACCGAGCACATCGAGCACAAGCTGAAATGCGGCATCAACCAGACGACGGCGGACGGCAAGTTCACGCTGCAAGAAGTTGAATGCCTGGGCTATTGCGATTTAGCACCGGTGTTGCAGGTGAACTTCGATTATCACGAGCAGGTTTCCACTGCGTCTGTTGACGAAATCATTAGTAAGCTCGCCTAG